In the Carassius gibelio isolate Cgi1373 ecotype wild population from Czech Republic chromosome B24, carGib1.2-hapl.c, whole genome shotgun sequence genome, one interval contains:
- the LOC128012955 gene encoding kelch-like protein 14 isoform X3, which produces MSRSGDRTSTFDPTHSDTLLHGLNLLWRKQLFCDVTLTAQGQQFHCHKAVLASCSQYFRSLFSTHMLSREDGLAAKDQGSSGTPSSSPDDKLLPSPRSTINNLVLQGCSSIGLRLVLEYLYTANVTLSLDTVEEVLSVSKILNIPQITKLSVQFLNDQISVQNYKQICKIAALHGLDETKKLANKYLVEDVLLLNFEEMCAMLDALPPPVESELALFQMSVLWLEHDRETRMHYAPDLMKRLRFALIPAPELVERVQSVDFMRSDPVCQKLLLDAMNYHLMPFRQHCRQTTASRIRSNKRMLLLVGGLPPGPDRLPSNLVQYYDDEKKTWKILTIMPYNSAHHCVVEVENFLLLLGGEDQWNPNGKHSTNFVSRYDPRFNSWIQLPPMQERRASFFACCLDKHLYVVGGRNETGYLSSVEAYNLETNEWNYVSSLPQPLAAHAGAVHNGKIYISGGVHNGEYVSWLYCYDPVMDVWARKQDMNTKRAIHALAGMNDRLYAIGGNHLKGFSHLDVMLVECYDPKADQWSILQTPILEGRSGPGCAVLDDSIYLMGGYSWSMGAYKSSTICYSPEKGTWTEMEGEVAEPLAGPACATVILPACLPFNK; this is translated from the exons ATGTCCAGATCGGGTGACCGAACCTCCACGTTTGACCCGACTCACAGCGACACTCTGCTGCACGGTCTCAACCTGCTGTGGAGGAAGCAGCTCTTCTGCGATGTGACTCTGACGGCGCAGGGACAGCAGTTCCACTGCCACAAAGCCGTGCTGGCTTCCTGCTCGCAGTACTTCAGGTCCCTGTTCTCCACGCACATGCTGAGCAGAGAAGACGGGCTGGCGGCGAAGGACCAAGGCAGCAGCGGCACCCCGTCCTCCTCCCCCGATGACAAACTCCTGCCCAGCCCGCGCTCCACCATCAACAACCTGGTGCTGCAGGGCTGCTCCTCCATCGGTCTACGGCTGGTGCTGGAGTACCTCTACACGGCCAACGTGACCCTCTCCCTGGACACGGTGGAGGAGGTGCTCTCCGTCAGCAAGATCCTCAACATCCCCCAGATCACCAAACTCAGCGTGCAGTTCCTCAACGACCAGATCTCGGTGCAAAACTACAAGCAGATCTGCAAGATCGCAGCTCTGCACGGGCTGGACGAGACCAAGAAGCTCGCCAACAAGTACCTGGTGGAGGACGTGCTCCTCTTGAACTTTGAGGAGATGTGCGCCATGCTGGACGCCCTGCCTCCGCCCGTGGAGTCGGAGCTGGCGCTCTTTCAGATGTCCGTGCTGTGGTTGGAGCACGACAGGGAGACCAGGATGCACTACGCTCCCGACCTGATGAAGCGTCTGCGCTTCGCCCTCATCCCTGCCCCAGAGCTGGTGGAGAGGGTGCAGTCGGTGGACTTTATGAGGAGTGACCCGGTGTGCCAGAAACTGCTCCTGGATGCCATGAACTACCACCTGATGCCCTTCAGACAGCACTGCAGACAGACCACAGCCAGCAG GATTCGTTCAAACAAACGGATGCTCCTGTTGGTTGGAGGCCTTCCCCCGGGTCCCGACCGCCTCCCCAGTAATCTGGTTCAGTACTACGACGACGAAAAGAAGACATGGAAGATCCTTACTA TAATGCCGTATAACAGCGCCCATCACTGTGTGGTTGAGGTGGAGAACTTCCTGCTTTTATTGGGTGGAGAAGACCAGTGGAACCCTAATG GCAAACATAGCACCAACTTTGTAAGCCGATATGATCCGAGATTCAATAGCTGGATACAACTACCGCCCATGCAGGAGAG GAGAGCGAGTTTCTTCGCTTGCTGCCTGGATAAGCACTTGTATGTTGTTGGGGGAAGGAACGAGACAGGTTATCTGTCTAGCGTTGAAGCCTATAACCTTGAGACAAACGAATGGAATTACGTTTCGTCTCTTCCACAGCCGCTGGCTGCACACGCAGGCGCCGTGCACAATGGGAAAATATACATCTCAG GTGGCGTTCACAACGGTGAATACGTGTCTTGGCTGTACTGCTACGACCCCGTGATGGACGTGTGGGCTCGGAAACAGGACATGAACACCAAGCGAGCCATACACGCTCTCGCAGGCATGAACGACCGCCTCTACGCTATTGGGGGAAACCACTTAAAGG GATTCTCTCATCTGGATGTGATGCTGGTTGAATGCTACGACCCTAAAGCAGATCAGTGGAGCATCCTGCAAACGCCCATCTTAGAGGGACGCAGCGGGCCTGGGTGTGCTGTTCTTGATGACAGTATTTACTTGATGGGAGGCTACAGCTGGAGCATG GGGGCGTATAAGTCATCCACCATTTGTTACAGCCCAGAGAAAGGCACATGGACAGAAATGGAAGGAGAAGTGGCTGAACCTTTAGCCGGACCGGCCTGTGCCACAGTCATACTGCCAGCCTGTTTACCATTTAACAAATAA
- the LOC128012955 gene encoding kelch-like protein 14 isoform X2 — protein sequence MGGVRSPEVMSRSGDRTSTFDPTHSDTLLHGLNLLWRKQLFCDVTLTAQGQQFHCHKAVLASCSQYFRSLFSTHMLSREDGLAAKDQGSSGTPSSSPDDKLLPSPRSTINNLVLQGCSSIGLRLVLEYLYTANVTLSLDTVEEVLSVSKILNIPQITKLSVQFLNDQISVQNYKQICKIAALHGLDETKKLANKYLVEDVLLLNFEEMCAMLDALPPPVESELALFQMSVLWLEHDRETRMHYAPDLMKRLRFALIPAPELVERVQSVDFMRSDPVCQKLLLDAMNYHLMPFRQHCRQTTASRIRSNKRMLLLVGGLPPGPDRLPSNLVQYYDDEKKTWKILTIMPYNSAHHCVVEVENFLLLLGGEDQWNPNGKHSTNFVSRYDPRFNSWIQLPPMQERRASFFACCLDKHLYVVGGRNETGYLSSVEAYNLETNEWNYVSSLPQPLAAHAGAVHNGKIYISGGVHNGEYVSWLYCYDPVMDVWARKQDMNTKRAIHALAGMNDRLYAIGGNHLKGFSHLDVMLVECYDPKADQWSILQTPILEGRSGPGCAVLDDSIYLMGGYSWSMGAYKSSTICYSPEKGTWTEMEGEVAEPLAGPACATVILPACLPFNK from the exons ATGG GAGGTGTGCGCAGCCCCGAAGTCATGTCCAGATCGGGTGACCGAACCTCCACGTTTGACCCGACTCACAGCGACACTCTGCTGCACGGTCTCAACCTGCTGTGGAGGAAGCAGCTCTTCTGCGATGTGACTCTGACGGCGCAGGGACAGCAGTTCCACTGCCACAAAGCCGTGCTGGCTTCCTGCTCGCAGTACTTCAGGTCCCTGTTCTCCACGCACATGCTGAGCAGAGAAGACGGGCTGGCGGCGAAGGACCAAGGCAGCAGCGGCACCCCGTCCTCCTCCCCCGATGACAAACTCCTGCCCAGCCCGCGCTCCACCATCAACAACCTGGTGCTGCAGGGCTGCTCCTCCATCGGTCTACGGCTGGTGCTGGAGTACCTCTACACGGCCAACGTGACCCTCTCCCTGGACACGGTGGAGGAGGTGCTCTCCGTCAGCAAGATCCTCAACATCCCCCAGATCACCAAACTCAGCGTGCAGTTCCTCAACGACCAGATCTCGGTGCAAAACTACAAGCAGATCTGCAAGATCGCAGCTCTGCACGGGCTGGACGAGACCAAGAAGCTCGCCAACAAGTACCTGGTGGAGGACGTGCTCCTCTTGAACTTTGAGGAGATGTGCGCCATGCTGGACGCCCTGCCTCCGCCCGTGGAGTCGGAGCTGGCGCTCTTTCAGATGTCCGTGCTGTGGTTGGAGCACGACAGGGAGACCAGGATGCACTACGCTCCCGACCTGATGAAGCGTCTGCGCTTCGCCCTCATCCCTGCCCCAGAGCTGGTGGAGAGGGTGCAGTCGGTGGACTTTATGAGGAGTGACCCGGTGTGCCAGAAACTGCTCCTGGATGCCATGAACTACCACCTGATGCCCTTCAGACAGCACTGCAGACAGACCACAGCCAGCAG GATTCGTTCAAACAAACGGATGCTCCTGTTGGTTGGAGGCCTTCCCCCGGGTCCCGACCGCCTCCCCAGTAATCTGGTTCAGTACTACGACGACGAAAAGAAGACATGGAAGATCCTTACTA TAATGCCGTATAACAGCGCCCATCACTGTGTGGTTGAGGTGGAGAACTTCCTGCTTTTATTGGGTGGAGAAGACCAGTGGAACCCTAATG GCAAACATAGCACCAACTTTGTAAGCCGATATGATCCGAGATTCAATAGCTGGATACAACTACCGCCCATGCAGGAGAG GAGAGCGAGTTTCTTCGCTTGCTGCCTGGATAAGCACTTGTATGTTGTTGGGGGAAGGAACGAGACAGGTTATCTGTCTAGCGTTGAAGCCTATAACCTTGAGACAAACGAATGGAATTACGTTTCGTCTCTTCCACAGCCGCTGGCTGCACACGCAGGCGCCGTGCACAATGGGAAAATATACATCTCAG GTGGCGTTCACAACGGTGAATACGTGTCTTGGCTGTACTGCTACGACCCCGTGATGGACGTGTGGGCTCGGAAACAGGACATGAACACCAAGCGAGCCATACACGCTCTCGCAGGCATGAACGACCGCCTCTACGCTATTGGGGGAAACCACTTAAAGG GATTCTCTCATCTGGATGTGATGCTGGTTGAATGCTACGACCCTAAAGCAGATCAGTGGAGCATCCTGCAAACGCCCATCTTAGAGGGACGCAGCGGGCCTGGGTGTGCTGTTCTTGATGACAGTATTTACTTGATGGGAGGCTACAGCTGGAGCATG GGGGCGTATAAGTCATCCACCATTTGTTACAGCCCAGAGAAAGGCACATGGACAGAAATGGAAGGAGAAGTGGCTGAACCTTTAGCCGGACCGGCCTGTGCCACAGTCATACTGCCAGCCTGTTTACCATTTAACAAATAA
- the LOC128012955 gene encoding kelch-like protein 14 isoform X1: protein MRYLQNAYVFIKPADAFPCSVVHQWHCLLAGGVRSPEVMSRSGDRTSTFDPTHSDTLLHGLNLLWRKQLFCDVTLTAQGQQFHCHKAVLASCSQYFRSLFSTHMLSREDGLAAKDQGSSGTPSSSPDDKLLPSPRSTINNLVLQGCSSIGLRLVLEYLYTANVTLSLDTVEEVLSVSKILNIPQITKLSVQFLNDQISVQNYKQICKIAALHGLDETKKLANKYLVEDVLLLNFEEMCAMLDALPPPVESELALFQMSVLWLEHDRETRMHYAPDLMKRLRFALIPAPELVERVQSVDFMRSDPVCQKLLLDAMNYHLMPFRQHCRQTTASRIRSNKRMLLLVGGLPPGPDRLPSNLVQYYDDEKKTWKILTIMPYNSAHHCVVEVENFLLLLGGEDQWNPNGKHSTNFVSRYDPRFNSWIQLPPMQERRASFFACCLDKHLYVVGGRNETGYLSSVEAYNLETNEWNYVSSLPQPLAAHAGAVHNGKIYISGGVHNGEYVSWLYCYDPVMDVWARKQDMNTKRAIHALAGMNDRLYAIGGNHLKGFSHLDVMLVECYDPKADQWSILQTPILEGRSGPGCAVLDDSIYLMGGYSWSMGAYKSSTICYSPEKGTWTEMEGEVAEPLAGPACATVILPACLPFNK, encoded by the exons ATGAGATACCTTCAGAATGCATATGTTTTTATAAAACCAGCTGATGCATTTCCATGCAGTGTAGTGCACCAATGGCATTGTTTACTCGCAGGAGGTGTGCGCAGCCCCGAAGTCATGTCCAGATCGGGTGACCGAACCTCCACGTTTGACCCGACTCACAGCGACACTCTGCTGCACGGTCTCAACCTGCTGTGGAGGAAGCAGCTCTTCTGCGATGTGACTCTGACGGCGCAGGGACAGCAGTTCCACTGCCACAAAGCCGTGCTGGCTTCCTGCTCGCAGTACTTCAGGTCCCTGTTCTCCACGCACATGCTGAGCAGAGAAGACGGGCTGGCGGCGAAGGACCAAGGCAGCAGCGGCACCCCGTCCTCCTCCCCCGATGACAAACTCCTGCCCAGCCCGCGCTCCACCATCAACAACCTGGTGCTGCAGGGCTGCTCCTCCATCGGTCTACGGCTGGTGCTGGAGTACCTCTACACGGCCAACGTGACCCTCTCCCTGGACACGGTGGAGGAGGTGCTCTCCGTCAGCAAGATCCTCAACATCCCCCAGATCACCAAACTCAGCGTGCAGTTCCTCAACGACCAGATCTCGGTGCAAAACTACAAGCAGATCTGCAAGATCGCAGCTCTGCACGGGCTGGACGAGACCAAGAAGCTCGCCAACAAGTACCTGGTGGAGGACGTGCTCCTCTTGAACTTTGAGGAGATGTGCGCCATGCTGGACGCCCTGCCTCCGCCCGTGGAGTCGGAGCTGGCGCTCTTTCAGATGTCCGTGCTGTGGTTGGAGCACGACAGGGAGACCAGGATGCACTACGCTCCCGACCTGATGAAGCGTCTGCGCTTCGCCCTCATCCCTGCCCCAGAGCTGGTGGAGAGGGTGCAGTCGGTGGACTTTATGAGGAGTGACCCGGTGTGCCAGAAACTGCTCCTGGATGCCATGAACTACCACCTGATGCCCTTCAGACAGCACTGCAGACAGACCACAGCCAGCAG GATTCGTTCAAACAAACGGATGCTCCTGTTGGTTGGAGGCCTTCCCCCGGGTCCCGACCGCCTCCCCAGTAATCTGGTTCAGTACTACGACGACGAAAAGAAGACATGGAAGATCCTTACTA TAATGCCGTATAACAGCGCCCATCACTGTGTGGTTGAGGTGGAGAACTTCCTGCTTTTATTGGGTGGAGAAGACCAGTGGAACCCTAATG GCAAACATAGCACCAACTTTGTAAGCCGATATGATCCGAGATTCAATAGCTGGATACAACTACCGCCCATGCAGGAGAG GAGAGCGAGTTTCTTCGCTTGCTGCCTGGATAAGCACTTGTATGTTGTTGGGGGAAGGAACGAGACAGGTTATCTGTCTAGCGTTGAAGCCTATAACCTTGAGACAAACGAATGGAATTACGTTTCGTCTCTTCCACAGCCGCTGGCTGCACACGCAGGCGCCGTGCACAATGGGAAAATATACATCTCAG GTGGCGTTCACAACGGTGAATACGTGTCTTGGCTGTACTGCTACGACCCCGTGATGGACGTGTGGGCTCGGAAACAGGACATGAACACCAAGCGAGCCATACACGCTCTCGCAGGCATGAACGACCGCCTCTACGCTATTGGGGGAAACCACTTAAAGG GATTCTCTCATCTGGATGTGATGCTGGTTGAATGCTACGACCCTAAAGCAGATCAGTGGAGCATCCTGCAAACGCCCATCTTAGAGGGACGCAGCGGGCCTGGGTGTGCTGTTCTTGATGACAGTATTTACTTGATGGGAGGCTACAGCTGGAGCATG GGGGCGTATAAGTCATCCACCATTTGTTACAGCCCAGAGAAAGGCACATGGACAGAAATGGAAGGAGAAGTGGCTGAACCTTTAGCCGGACCGGCCTGTGCCACAGTCATACTGCCAGCCTGTTTACCATTTAACAAATAA